Proteins co-encoded in one Aspergillus luchuensis IFO 4308 DNA, chromosome 6, nearly complete sequence genomic window:
- a CDS encoding putative C6 finger domain protein (COG:S;~EggNog:ENOG410PQE0;~InterPro:IPR036864,IPR001138;~PFAM:PF00172;~go_function: GO:0000981 - DNA-binding transcription factor activity, RNA polymerase II-specific [Evidence IEA];~go_function: GO:0008270 - zinc ion binding [Evidence IEA];~go_process: GO:0006355 - regulation of transcription, DNA-templated [Evidence IEA]), with protein MPAVVEDNTPITRSEGTVMESSTADKKRNKLGYHRTSVACVHCRRRKIRCLVAPDDAQGRCENCIRLRKECQFFPVDQQPPIEKKSRPSSRLETASTDPSTASSSPPNVTGVEQAEPFFTYQPMPLGSNPDVGAFNTATFPSNPMAPFTPDRSVGAEFVGPPPMETGVPWDEYTTITDPQMLAAMPAGKAMMNMSTNVWGATPNPMAPMPTTSPLPGTPTVPSQSQGLAQTPTYAMQPDGTVWQVPPTRAMTFSAQPADMAIPYPNQGQFVQPSPADLKRRMTSPAQSFPGTPINPQSPPAADLQSVSVSYPGQPAAMGFNTWQDVNSMSPMSVVQYPMYTNDAAAQQAGFGSPPPMGHPGPGQSPQ; from the exons ATGCCCGCGGTTGTCGAGGATAACACTCCGATAACAAGATCAGAAGGCACAGTCATGGAATCTTCCACTGCGGATAAAAAGCGCAACAAGCTTGGATATCATCGCACCTCTGTCGCATGTG TACACTGCCGGCGGCGAAAGATCCGATGTCTTGTCGCACCAGATGATGCTCAAGGGCGATGCGAGAATTGTATACGCCTCCGGAAGGAATGCCAGTTCTTCCCTGTCGACCAGCAGCCCCCGATCGAGAAGAAGTCACGTCCCAGTTCTCGTTTAGAAACCGCTTCGACGGACCCCTCGACCGCTTCTTCGTCACCCCCGAATGTGACTGGGGTAGAGCAAGCGGAGCCTTTCTTTACTTATCAGCCCATGCCGTTGGGTTCGAATCCGGATGTGGGCGCCTTCAATACCGCGACCTTCCCGAGCAACCCGATGGCACCATTTACTCCAG ATCGCAGCGTCGGTGCGGAATTTGTAGGTCCCCCTCCAATGGAAACCGGGGTTCCGTGGGACGAGTATACGACCATCACAGACCCTCAAATGTTAGCGGCTATGCCCGCGGGCAAAGCGATGATGAACATGTCTACGAACGTTTGGGGTGCGACGCCCAATCCCATGGCACCGATGCCAACCACTTCGCCCCTGCCAGGAACGCCCACGGTTCCGTCGCAGTCGCAAGGCCTGGCACAGACACCCACGTATGCCATGCAGCCTGATGGGACGGTCTGGCAAGTACCGCCAACACGTGCGATGACATTCTCGGCACAACCCGCAGACATGGCAATTCCGTATCCGAACCAAGGTCAATTCGTGCAGCCGTCGCCGGCAGATCTCAAGAGAAGGATGACCAGTCCGGCCCAGTCTTTCCCCGGAACTCCAATAAACCCCCAGAGTCCTCCTGCAGCGGATCTACAGTCGGTGTCCGTCTCATACCCAGGCCAGCCGGCCGCTATGGGATTCAACACCTGGCAGGATGTGAACAGCATGTCCCCCATGAGTGTGGTCCAGTATCCGATGTACACGAACGATGCAGCCGCCCAGCAAGCAGGGTTTGGCAGCCCGCCACCAATGGGCCACCCCGGTCCAGGCCAATCCCCGCAATAA